Proteins from a single region of Amycolatopsis sp. CA-230715:
- a CDS encoding M16 family metallopeptidase, with protein MTSTSHRTAEEIGRTERGPRPVPELGEQRAAADLSHVDTVLANGLRVLAVRKATVPLVEVRLWIPFAGDDELHPATAEVLAETLLTGTAKRDRVAIDTELALIGGEIGVGVDPERLSFNGNALASGLPTLLDVFADVLTGASYVDAEVARESERLVERLAVARTQPRTIAREALQKHRYGSHPATREVPHAEDIVKVTPEGVRALHAASVLPRGATMVIVGDIDPEKVVGDIERAFSGWGTNGSVKVLAPLPELTGGDVLFVPRPGAVQSQIRLSAQAVPRTDPRYAALQITNFVFGGYFSSRLVENIREDKGYTYGAHSGFEFTGASAVVNVDADTASDVTAAALLETRYELGKLGLVPPTESEVESARQYAIGSLVTSTASQTGLAGQLTALASTGLGLDWVAAHPERLAAVTVDDVAQAALDFFAPGRFTGVVVGDAEKLGPKLTALGGVTVGEPS; from the coding sequence GTGACTTCGACATCCCACCGCACCGCCGAGGAAATCGGCCGCACCGAGCGCGGCCCGAGGCCGGTGCCCGAGCTCGGCGAGCAGCGCGCCGCCGCCGATCTGTCCCATGTGGACACCGTGCTGGCGAACGGCCTGCGCGTGCTCGCGGTCCGCAAGGCCACCGTGCCGCTCGTCGAGGTGCGGCTCTGGATCCCGTTCGCCGGTGACGACGAGCTGCACCCCGCGACCGCGGAGGTGCTCGCGGAAACCCTGCTCACCGGCACCGCGAAGCGGGACAGGGTCGCGATCGACACCGAGCTGGCGCTGATCGGTGGCGAAATCGGCGTCGGCGTCGACCCGGAGCGGCTTTCGTTCAACGGCAACGCATTGGCCAGCGGCCTGCCGACCTTGCTGGACGTGTTCGCCGACGTGCTCACCGGTGCGTCCTATGTGGACGCTGAGGTGGCGAGGGAGTCGGAGCGGCTGGTGGAGCGGCTCGCGGTCGCGCGCACCCAGCCGAGGACGATCGCCCGCGAGGCGCTGCAGAAGCACCGCTACGGCAGCCACCCCGCGACGCGCGAGGTGCCGCACGCCGAGGACATCGTGAAGGTGACCCCGGAAGGCGTCCGCGCGCTGCACGCCGCCTCGGTGCTGCCGCGCGGCGCGACCATGGTGATCGTCGGCGACATCGACCCGGAGAAGGTCGTCGGCGACATCGAGCGCGCGTTCAGCGGCTGGGGCACCAACGGCTCCGTGAAGGTGCTCGCCCCGTTGCCCGAGCTGACCGGTGGCGACGTGCTGTTCGTGCCGAGGCCCGGCGCGGTGCAGTCGCAGATCCGGTTGTCCGCGCAGGCGGTGCCGCGCACGGACCCGCGCTACGCCGCCCTCCAGATCACCAACTTCGTGTTCGGCGGCTACTTTTCCTCGCGGCTGGTGGAAAACATCCGCGAGGACAAGGGATACACCTACGGCGCGCATTCCGGGTTCGAGTTCACCGGTGCCTCCGCCGTGGTCAACGTCGACGCGGACACCGCGAGCGACGTCACCGCGGCGGCGCTGCTGGAAACCCGCTACGAGCTCGGCAAGCTCGGCCTCGTGCCGCCGACGGAGTCCGAAGTGGAATCCGCGCGGCAGTACGCGATCGGCTCGCTGGTCACCTCCACCGCGTCGCAGACCGGGCTCGCCGGGCAGCTCACCGCGCTCGCCTCGACCGGGCTCGGCCTCGACTGGGTCGCGGCGCACCCCGAGCGGCTCGCCGCGGTGACCGTGGACGACGTGGCGCAAGCGGCGCTGGACTTCTTCGCGCCGGGCCGGTTCACCGGTGTGGTCGTCGGGGACGCCGAGAAGCTGGGGCCGAAGCTGACCGCGCTCGGCGGGGTCACCGTCGGCGAACCGTCGTGA
- the nudC gene encoding NAD(+) diphosphatase has translation MTAPFHLGELPTLSRSTVDRQETLRTDPERLESRWSDARVVLLSGEGRTPVREDTASALATRKAVDFGPRPAEDAAFLGEWEGTDYWTMPGEPQGDPVVVRSPGSWGFVEEVPSYDGELWVDLRGYGDLLDDTSAGLFTTAQALRNWSRRARFCAKCGGETVLVQFGWASKCANCGREEYPRTDPAVICLVHDDVGVNGEHVLLARQPIWPKDRYSVLAGFVEAGESLEGCVEREIREEVGVEVRAPRYLGSQPWPFPRSIMLGFTARADVAAPLKPADGEIEQALWVSRAEVRAAFENSLLRNENAKPTPIGGGAANLVLPGNSSIARVMLKAWADAEA, from the coding sequence GTGACCGCGCCGTTCCACCTCGGCGAGCTGCCTACGCTCTCCCGGTCCACTGTGGACCGTCAAGAGACGCTGCGCACCGATCCGGAAAGGCTCGAGTCGCGGTGGTCGGACGCGCGCGTGGTGCTGCTTTCCGGTGAGGGCCGCACGCCGGTCCGCGAGGACACCGCGTCCGCGCTCGCCACCCGCAAGGCCGTCGACTTCGGGCCCCGGCCCGCCGAGGACGCGGCGTTCCTCGGCGAGTGGGAGGGCACCGACTACTGGACGATGCCGGGAGAGCCGCAGGGCGATCCGGTGGTCGTGCGGTCGCCGGGGAGCTGGGGCTTCGTCGAGGAGGTGCCGTCGTACGACGGTGAGCTGTGGGTCGACCTGCGCGGCTACGGCGATCTACTCGACGACACCTCGGCGGGCCTGTTCACCACCGCGCAGGCGCTGCGGAACTGGTCGCGCCGCGCGAGGTTCTGCGCGAAGTGCGGCGGGGAGACCGTGCTCGTGCAGTTCGGCTGGGCGAGCAAGTGCGCGAACTGCGGGCGCGAGGAGTACCCGCGGACCGATCCCGCGGTGATCTGCCTCGTGCACGACGACGTCGGCGTGAACGGCGAACACGTGCTGCTGGCGCGCCAGCCGATCTGGCCGAAGGACCGGTACTCGGTGCTGGCCGGGTTCGTCGAAGCGGGCGAGTCGCTCGAAGGCTGCGTCGAACGCGAGATCAGGGAAGAGGTCGGCGTCGAGGTGCGCGCACCGCGGTACCTCGGCAGCCAGCCGTGGCCGTTCCCGCGCTCGATCATGCTGGGCTTCACCGCGCGCGCGGACGTCGCCGCGCCGCTCAAGCCCGCCGACGGCGAAATCGAGCAGGCGCTGTGGGTTTCGCGCGCGGAGGTGCGCGCCGCGTTCGAGAACAGCTTGCTGCGCAACGAAAACGCGAAACCGACGCCGATCGGGGGAGGCGCCGCGAACCTGGTGCTCCCCGGCAACTCGTCGATCGCGCGCGTGATGCTGAAAGCGTGGGCCGACGCCGAAGCCTGA
- a CDS encoding M16 family metallopeptidase produces the protein MAAPDLTRYTLDNGLRVVLAPDPTAPVVGVSVHYDVGFRSEPEGRTGFAHLFEHLMFQGSESLEKLAHFRYVQSSGGTFNGSTHPDYTDYFEVLPAAALERALFLEADRMRAPKLTAENLANQIDVVKEEIRLNVLNRPYGGFPWILLPPVLYKTFPNAHNGYGDFTDLEQASLEDCAAFFDTYYAPANAVLTVAGDFTVDNARELIERHFGDVPARPKPPRPSFAEPPPAGELRGEQLDPHAPLPALAVGYRMPDPINDLDGYLANLVLGGVLGDGDGARLQQRLVHREPLVTDLGAGAGLFGPFEARDPDVFTITAIHAPEVEPDRILGALDEELEKLAAAPPDEQELARVTARWAAGLHSEHDRLVSRTLAFGSFELLYDDPALVATLADRIAAVTSDDVAAAAKALRPDSRAVLVVKPEQEGK, from the coding sequence ATGGCCGCACCCGACCTCACCAGGTACACCCTCGACAACGGCCTCCGCGTGGTGCTCGCGCCGGACCCGACCGCACCGGTGGTCGGCGTCAGCGTGCACTACGACGTGGGCTTCCGCTCCGAGCCCGAAGGGCGCACGGGATTCGCGCACCTCTTCGAGCACCTGATGTTCCAGGGGAGTGAGAGCCTCGAGAAGCTCGCGCACTTCCGGTACGTCCAGTCCAGCGGCGGCACCTTCAACGGGTCGACCCACCCGGACTACACGGACTACTTCGAGGTGCTGCCCGCGGCCGCGCTCGAACGCGCGCTGTTCCTCGAGGCCGACCGGATGCGCGCCCCCAAGCTCACCGCCGAGAACCTCGCGAACCAGATCGACGTGGTGAAGGAGGAGATCCGGCTCAACGTGCTGAACCGGCCCTACGGCGGGTTCCCGTGGATCCTGCTGCCGCCGGTGCTGTACAAGACCTTTCCCAACGCGCACAACGGGTACGGCGACTTCACCGATCTCGAACAGGCGTCGCTCGAGGACTGCGCGGCCTTCTTCGACACCTACTACGCGCCCGCGAACGCGGTGCTGACCGTGGCGGGCGATTTCACCGTCGACAACGCGCGCGAACTCATCGAGCGCCACTTCGGGGACGTGCCCGCGCGCCCGAAGCCGCCGCGCCCGTCGTTCGCCGAGCCGCCGCCCGCCGGTGAGCTGCGCGGCGAGCAGCTCGACCCGCACGCCCCGCTGCCCGCGCTCGCGGTCGGCTACCGGATGCCGGACCCGATCAACGACCTCGACGGCTACCTGGCGAACCTGGTGCTCGGCGGTGTGCTCGGCGACGGCGACGGCGCGCGGCTGCAGCAGCGGCTCGTGCACCGCGAGCCGCTGGTCACCGATCTCGGCGCCGGTGCCGGGCTGTTCGGCCCGTTCGAAGCGCGCGACCCCGACGTGTTCACCATCACCGCGATCCACGCGCCCGAGGTCGAGCCGGACCGGATCCTCGGCGCGCTCGACGAGGAGCTGGAGAAGCTCGCCGCCGCGCCGCCCGACGAGCAGGAACTCGCCAGGGTGACCGCGCGCTGGGCCGCCGGGCTGCACTCCGAGCACGACAGGCTCGTTTCGCGGACGCTCGCGTTCGGCTCGTTCGAGCTGCTCTACGACGATCCGGCGCTGGTGGCCACCCTCGCCGACCGGATCGCGGCGGTGACCTCGGACGACGTCGCGGCCGCGGCCAAGGCGCTGCGCCCCGACTCGCGTGCGGTACTGGTGGTCAAGCCCGAGCAGGAAGGCAAGTGA
- a CDS encoding DUF6670 family protein: MEHSTARLLRTAAPVLVGRVLPKVDRRIEESRRPFTRRDLMRPHVDSRTWAWTHYGVFVPRLPAPYRYLNTMTFVGATGTVCFDNDYLAAPDARRTATVLSSTAADGHHHYRAYDTREDCAFAADGSRLAWGGDLVIEADHPGYRLRSGYGRFGADLEITATSQVSWFVRTPFYDHLSLLATCRGTVTDGGETVDVGGLCTVEYARSVSPQALSRTPVPPRWKLPVDFFTYHVIDLDERTQLLLTDVRAAGATACKLAHLRVLDGETTVYQEVSFEVTPRAEPEIDPVGRAMRVPRGFRWTVRDGAEEIAVLDGTVDTPLRYGHGRGYVGAYSFKGTFRGGPVSGTAYFEWIDCESRSK, encoded by the coding sequence ATGGAGCACAGCACCGCGCGGCTGCTGCGGACGGCCGCCCCCGTTCTGGTCGGCCGGGTCCTGCCCAAAGTGGACCGTCGCATCGAGGAATCCAGGCGCCCGTTCACCCGCCGCGATCTGATGCGTCCGCACGTGGACTCGCGGACCTGGGCTTGGACGCACTACGGCGTCTTCGTGCCGCGGCTGCCCGCGCCGTACCGCTACCTCAACACCATGACGTTCGTCGGCGCCACCGGCACGGTGTGCTTCGACAACGACTACCTGGCCGCACCGGACGCGCGCCGCACCGCGACCGTCCTGTCTTCCACCGCCGCGGACGGGCACCACCACTACCGCGCCTACGACACCCGCGAGGACTGCGCGTTCGCGGCGGACGGGTCGCGGCTGGCCTGGGGCGGCGATCTCGTCATCGAGGCGGACCACCCTGGGTACCGGCTGCGGTCGGGCTACGGCCGGTTCGGAGCGGACCTGGAGATCACCGCCACCTCCCAGGTCTCCTGGTTCGTGCGGACGCCGTTCTACGATCACCTGAGCCTGCTCGCGACCTGTCGCGGGACGGTGACCGACGGCGGCGAAACCGTCGACGTCGGCGGTCTGTGCACAGTGGAGTACGCCCGATCCGTTTCACCGCAGGCGTTGTCGCGCACACCGGTGCCGCCGCGCTGGAAGCTGCCCGTCGACTTCTTCACCTACCACGTGATCGACCTCGACGAGCGGACCCAGTTGCTGCTCACCGACGTCCGTGCCGCGGGCGCCACCGCGTGCAAACTGGCGCACCTGCGCGTACTGGACGGCGAAACGACCGTGTACCAAGAAGTTTCGTTCGAGGTGACCCCGCGCGCGGAGCCCGAGATCGACCCGGTGGGCCGCGCCATGCGGGTACCGCGCGGGTTCCGCTGGACCGTGCGGGACGGCGCGGAGGAGATCGCCGTGCTCGACGGGACGGTGGACACTCCCCTGCGGTACGGGCACGGACGCGGTTACGTGGGCGCGTACTCGTTCAAAGGCACCTTCCGCGGCGGGCCGGTCTCGGGCACGGCCTACTTCGAATGGATCGACTGCGAGTCTCGTTCGAAGTAG